The genomic stretch GGAGTCTGTCGGACTTAGGGTAAAAGCGATTTTTTTGACTGGATGAACTGGATGAAGAGCAAAAAATCAAGAATCCCATGCATTTCTTTGTGCATCTTCCTGTCCCTTTTTCCCGGCGCTGCATTCGCTAAAGGAGCTGTTAAATGCCCTGATGATGCCAGGCAGAAGGAAGGGGAAACCTCCTTCGGGGGAGATTCCACCTTTTTCGTGGGCTGTATTGATAAGACGGGAGAACTGCATGGCCCTGCCATCTTCTGGAACGATAAGGGTGAAAAGATAATAGAAGCTTACTTTATCAACGGCAGCCAGGAGGGAAAGTGGACTTCATGGCATTCCAATGGCAATAAGAAAAGTGAAGGCAATTACCGGGATGGTCAATTTGAAGGCAAATGGCTCGAATGGCATGACAATGGGGTTCCGGCTGCGGAGATGACCTATAACGAGGGTTTGATCCAGGGGATTGTCAAAGTGTGGAATCGAGAGGGTAATCTTGAAAGGATTGACGAATATAAAAATGGAGTTAAGGTCGAAAGCACGCCGGCTCCATCTAAAAAACAGGGTACCAGGCAGGTAGAATAAGCAGCGGGTATTGCGGCGAAGAGGGTAGATTTATACTATTTTATTCTCCTGCCCTCAAGGAGAATAAAGCGCGAAAATCCAGACAAGAGCACAAAAACCCCCTTAAATTACAGCCTTAATCAAGGCCATTATCTTACACAATCACCTCAACAGACCTTATTAAGGCTGTTACACATTTCCACCTTGACACCACAACCCATCTAATCTACAATAGCCCTTATCAAGGCCTTTATTGTCTATAGTTAACACCAGCATACTTATTTGAGGCTATTATGGACTTTTACTCAATGACAGATAAGGGGATTGCGGCTGAAATTGGCGGCCGTATCAAATCGCTTCGCTTACGCAAGAACCTGACTCAACAGCAACTGTCGGAAGCAACTGCCTTATCGCTCAATACGATCAAGGCCCTTGAGGCGGGCAAAGGAAAGATACAATCACTCATCGCCATATTGCGGGAACTAGACGCGCTCCACCTGTTAGAGGAATTCATACCTGAACCTTTAGTCAGTCCCTTGCAACTGGCAAAGCGACAGGGCAAAAAACGCAAGAGAGCTTCCGGCAGGCACAGGAAAGATTCCTCTGATTCCGATGAGGGCTCACAATGGTAAAAAAGGTCGATACGGCGCTTGTCAAGCTATGGGGAGAGGTAGCAGGCGCCGTCTCATGGCTCGATGATCGTGCTTATAGCATCTTTGAATATGATCCCGCTTTTCTGAAAAAGGGCCTTCACATCTCTCCCCTGCATATGAGAATTGATGAGGCCGGTGAAGGTGATGGACTATTCTCATTCCCCCACTTAAACAAGGAAACTTTCCTTGGCCTGCCGGGCCTGCTTGCCGATACGCTTCCCGACAAATTCGGCAATGCCGTTATCGATGCATGGCTGGCGCGAAAGGGCCGGAATGCTGCCTCTTTCAGTCCCGTCGAACGCCTTTGCTATACAGGAAAGCGTGCCATGGGCGCCCTCGAATTTTCTCCACCGGTCAATGAGAAATTTGATCGCTCCGTACCCATTGAAGTGGCAGACCTCGTTGAACTGGTACAAAGCATTATGTCTCATCGATTAAACCTTAAGGCCGGTTTCGGAACTAACGACAAGGAAAATTCAGAAGCCATAAGCGATATTCTGCGCGTCGGCACCTCGGCAGGAGGCGCCCGCCCAAAAGCGGTCATTGCCATAAATGCAGAGGGTAAGGTCAGGTCCGGGCAGGCGGAAGCGCCCCGGGGTTATGACTGCTGGCTGCTGAAATTTGATGGCGTTACAGACCTTGAACTTGGCGAGCCGAAACATTACGGACGCATTGAATATGCCTACCATTTGATGGCAAAAGCCGCAGGCATTCACATGACAGAGTGCCGCCTCATGGAAGAGCATGGCAGAGCACATTTTCTTACCAGGCGTTTTGACCGCAAAGGCCCCAATAAAATACATATGCAGTCCCTCTGCGGTCTGGCTCATTTCGATTTTAACATGGCCGGAGCGTACAGCTATGAACAGGTCTTTTCCGTCATGCGGCAAATACGGCTCACAAAAGCAGAAGCAATACAACAATACAGGCGCATGATCTTCAATATCATTGCCCGCAACCAGGATGACCACACAAAAAACATCGCTTTTCTAATGGATCAAAAAGG from Deltaproteobacteria bacterium encodes the following:
- a CDS encoding helix-turn-helix transcriptional regulator, which gives rise to MDFYSMTDKGIAAEIGGRIKSLRLRKNLTQQQLSEATALSLNTIKALEAGKGKIQSLIAILRELDALHLLEEFIPEPLVSPLQLAKRQGKKRKRASGRHRKDSSDSDEGSQW
- a CDS encoding type II toxin-antitoxin system HipA family toxin → MVKKVDTALVKLWGEVAGAVSWLDDRAYSIFEYDPAFLKKGLHISPLHMRIDEAGEGDGLFSFPHLNKETFLGLPGLLADTLPDKFGNAVIDAWLARKGRNAASFSPVERLCYTGKRAMGALEFSPPVNEKFDRSVPIEVADLVELVQSIMSHRLNLKAGFGTNDKENSEAISDILRVGTSAGGARPKAVIAINAEGKVRSGQAEAPRGYDCWLLKFDGVTDLELGEPKHYGRIEYAYHLMAKAAGIHMTECRLMEEHGRAHFLTRRFDRKGPNKIHMQSLCGLAHFDFNMAGAYSYEQVFSVMRQIRLTKAEAIQQYRRMIFNIIARNQDDHTKNIAFLMDQKGKWKLSPAFDVTYSHNPAGKWTNRHQMTVNGKRDNFKSEDLLVVGESISLNKPKEIIAEVAHYVEKWPEYAKEAGLKKSITKDIQNNHRSELIRQFKL